From Pongo pygmaeus isolate AG05252 chromosome 1, NHGRI_mPonPyg2-v2.0_pri, whole genome shotgun sequence, one genomic window encodes:
- the TLR5 gene encoding toll-like receptor 5 isoform X2 produces MGDHLDLLLGVVLMASPVFGIPSCSFDGQIAFYRFCNLTQVPQVLNTTERLLLSFNYIRTVTVSSFPFLEQLQLLELGSQYTPLSIDKEAFRNLPNLRILDLGSSKIYFLHPDAFQGLFHLFELRLYFCGLSDAVLKDGYFRNLKALTRLDLSKNQIRSLYLHPSFGKLNSLKSIDFSSNQIFLVCEHELEPLQGKTLSFFSLAANNLYSRVSVDWGKCMNPFRNMVLQTLDVSGNGWTVDITGNFSNAISKSQAFSLILAHHIMGAGFGFHNIKDPDQNTFAGLARSSVRHLDLSHGFIFSLNSRVFETLKDLKVLNLAYNKINKIADEAFYGLDNLQVLNLSYNLLGELYSSNFYGLPKVAYIDLQKNHIGIIQDQTFKFLEKLQTLDLRDNALTTIHFIPSIPDIFLSGNKLVTLPKINLTANFIHLSENRLENLDILYFLLRVPHLQILILNQNRLSSCSGDQTPSENPSLEQLFLGENMLQLAWETELCWDVFEGLSHLQVLYLNNNYLNSLPPGVFSHLTALRGLSLNSNRLTVLSHNDLPANLEILDISRNQLLAPDPDVFVSLSVLDITHNKFICECELSTFINWLNHTNVTIAGPPADIYCVYPDSLSGVSLFSLSTEGCDEEKVLKSLKFSLFIVCTVTLTLFLMTILTVTKCRGFCFICYKTAQRLVFKDHPQGIEPDMYKYDAYLCFSSKDFTWVQNALLKHLDTQYSDQNRFNLCFEERDFVPGENRIANIQDAIWNSRKIVCLVSRHFLSDGWCLEAFSYAQGRCLSDLNSALIMVVVGSLSQYQLMKHQSIRGFVQKQQYLRWPEDLQDVDWFLHKLSQQILKKEKEKKKDNNIPLQTVATIS; encoded by the coding sequence ATGGGAGACCACCTAGACCTTCTCCTAGGAGTGGTGCTCATGGCCAGTCCTGTGTTTGGAATTCCTTCCTGCTCCTTTGATGGCCAAATAGCCTTTTATCGTTTCTGCAACCTCACCCAGGTCCCCCAGGTCCTCAACACCACTGAGAGGCTCCTGCTGAGCTTCAACTATATCAGGACAGTCACTGTTTCATCCTTCCCCTTTCTGGAACAGCTGCAGCTGCTGGAGCTCGGGAGCCAGTATACCCCCTTAAGTATTGACAAGGAGGCCTTCAGAAACCTGCCCAACCTTAGAATCCTGGACCTGGGAAGTAGTAAGATATACTTCTTGCATCCAGATGCTTTTCAGGGACTGTTCCATCTGTTTGAACTTAGACTGTATTTCTGTGGTCTCTCTGATGCTGTATTAAAAGATGgttatttcagaaatttaaagGCTTTAACTCGCTTGGATCTATCCAAAAATCAGATTCGTAGCCTTTACCTTCATCCTTCATTTGGGAAGTTGAATTCCTTAAAGTCCATAGATTTTTCCTCCAACCAAATATTCCTTGTATGTGAACATGAGCTCGAGCCCCTGCAAGGGAAAACACTCTCCTTTTTTAGCCTCGCAGCTAATAACTTGTACAGCAGAGTCTCAGTGGACTGGGGAAAATGTATGAACCCATTCAGAAACATGGTGCTGCAGACACTAGATGTTTCTGGAAATGGCTGGACAGTGGACATCACAGGAAACTTTAGCAATGCCATCAGCAAAAGCCAGGCCTTCTCTTTGATTCTTGCCCACCACATCATGGGTGCTGGGTTTGGCTTCCATAACATCAAAGATCCTGACCAGAACACATTTGCTGGCCTGGCCAGAAGTTCAGTGAGACACTTGGATCTTTCACATGGGTTTATCTTCTCCCTGAACTCACGTGTCTTTGAGACACTCAAGGATTTGAAGGTTCTGAACCTTGCCTACAACAAGATAAATAAGATTGCAGATGAAGCATTTTACGGACTTGACAACCTCCAAGTTCTCAATTTGTCATATAACCTTCTGGGGGAACTTTACAGTTCGAATTTCTATGGACTACCTAAGGTAGCCTACATTGATTTGCAAAAGAATCACATTGGAATAATTCAAGACCAAACTttcaaattcctggaaaaattacAGACCTTGGATCTCCGAGACAATGCTCTTACAACCATTCATTTTATTCCAAGCATACCTGATATCTTCTTGAGTGGCAATAAACTAGTGACTTTGCCAAAGATCAACCTTACAGCCAACTTCATCCACTTATCAGAAAACAGGCTAGAAAATCTAGATATTCTCTACTTTCTCCTACGGGTACCTCATCTCCAgattctcattttaaatcaaaatcgCTTATCCTCCTGTAGTGGAGATCAAACCCCTTCAGAGAATCCCAGCTTAGAACAGCTTTTCCTTGGAGAAAATATGTTGCAACTTGCCTGGGAAACTGAGCTCTGTTGGGATGTTTTTGAAGGACTGTCTCATCTTCAAGTTCTGTATTTGAATAATAACTATCTTAATTCCCTTCCACCAGGAGTATTTAGCCATCTGACTGCATTAAGGGGACTAAGCCTCAACTCCAACAGGCTGACAGTTCTTTCTCACAATGATTTACCTGCTAATTTAGAGATCCTGGACATATCCAGGAACCAGCTCCTAGCTCCCGATCCTGATGTATTTGTATCACTTAGTGTCTTGGATATAACTCATAACAAGTTCATTTGTGAATGTGAACTTAGCACTTTTATCAATTGGCTTAATCACACCAATGTCACTATAGCTGGGCCTCCTGCAGACATATATTGTGTGTACCCTGACTCGCTCTCTGGggtttccctcttctctctttccacaGAAGGTTGTGATGAAGAGAAAGTCTTAAAGTCCCTAAAGTTCTCCCTTTTCATTGTATGCACTGTCACTCTGACTCTGTTCCTCATGACCATCCTCACAGTCACAAAGTGCCGGGGCTTCTGTTTTATTTGTTATAAGACAGCCCAGAGACTGGTGTTCAAGGACCATCCCCAGGGCATAGAACCTGATATGTACAAATATGATGCCTATTTGTGCTTCAGCAGCAAAGATTTCACATGGGTGCAGAATGCTTTGCTCAAACACCTGGATACTCaatacagtgaccaaaacagatTTAACCTGTGCTTTGAAGAAAGAGACTTTGTCCCAGGAGAAAACCGCATTGCCAATATCCAGGATGCCATCTGGAACAGTAGAAAGATTGTTTGTCTTGTGAGCAGACATTTCCTTAGCGATGGCTGGTGCCTTGAAGCCTTCAGTTATGCCCAGGGCAGGTGCTTATCTGACCTTAACAGTGCTCTCATCATGGTGGTGGTTGGGTCCTTGTCCCAGTACCAGCTGATGAAACATCAGTCCATCAGAGGCTTTGTACAGAAACAGCAGTACTTGAGGTGGCCTGAGGATCTCCAGGATGTTGACTGGTTTCTTCATAAACTCTCTCAACAgatactaaagaaagaaaaagaaaagaagaaagacaataaCATTCCGTTGCAAACTGTAGCAACCATCTCCTAA
- the TLR5 gene encoding toll-like receptor 5 isoform X1, with translation MIMGDHLDLLLGVVLMASPVFGIPSCSFDGQIAFYRFCNLTQVPQVLNTTERLLLSFNYIRTVTVSSFPFLEQLQLLELGSQYTPLSIDKEAFRNLPNLRILDLGSSKIYFLHPDAFQGLFHLFELRLYFCGLSDAVLKDGYFRNLKALTRLDLSKNQIRSLYLHPSFGKLNSLKSIDFSSNQIFLVCEHELEPLQGKTLSFFSLAANNLYSRVSVDWGKCMNPFRNMVLQTLDVSGNGWTVDITGNFSNAISKSQAFSLILAHHIMGAGFGFHNIKDPDQNTFAGLARSSVRHLDLSHGFIFSLNSRVFETLKDLKVLNLAYNKINKIADEAFYGLDNLQVLNLSYNLLGELYSSNFYGLPKVAYIDLQKNHIGIIQDQTFKFLEKLQTLDLRDNALTTIHFIPSIPDIFLSGNKLVTLPKINLTANFIHLSENRLENLDILYFLLRVPHLQILILNQNRLSSCSGDQTPSENPSLEQLFLGENMLQLAWETELCWDVFEGLSHLQVLYLNNNYLNSLPPGVFSHLTALRGLSLNSNRLTVLSHNDLPANLEILDISRNQLLAPDPDVFVSLSVLDITHNKFICECELSTFINWLNHTNVTIAGPPADIYCVYPDSLSGVSLFSLSTEGCDEEKVLKSLKFSLFIVCTVTLTLFLMTILTVTKCRGFCFICYKTAQRLVFKDHPQGIEPDMYKYDAYLCFSSKDFTWVQNALLKHLDTQYSDQNRFNLCFEERDFVPGENRIANIQDAIWNSRKIVCLVSRHFLSDGWCLEAFSYAQGRCLSDLNSALIMVVVGSLSQYQLMKHQSIRGFVQKQQYLRWPEDLQDVDWFLHKLSQQILKKEKEKKKDNNIPLQTVATIS, from the coding sequence GATCATGGGAGACCACCTAGACCTTCTCCTAGGAGTGGTGCTCATGGCCAGTCCTGTGTTTGGAATTCCTTCCTGCTCCTTTGATGGCCAAATAGCCTTTTATCGTTTCTGCAACCTCACCCAGGTCCCCCAGGTCCTCAACACCACTGAGAGGCTCCTGCTGAGCTTCAACTATATCAGGACAGTCACTGTTTCATCCTTCCCCTTTCTGGAACAGCTGCAGCTGCTGGAGCTCGGGAGCCAGTATACCCCCTTAAGTATTGACAAGGAGGCCTTCAGAAACCTGCCCAACCTTAGAATCCTGGACCTGGGAAGTAGTAAGATATACTTCTTGCATCCAGATGCTTTTCAGGGACTGTTCCATCTGTTTGAACTTAGACTGTATTTCTGTGGTCTCTCTGATGCTGTATTAAAAGATGgttatttcagaaatttaaagGCTTTAACTCGCTTGGATCTATCCAAAAATCAGATTCGTAGCCTTTACCTTCATCCTTCATTTGGGAAGTTGAATTCCTTAAAGTCCATAGATTTTTCCTCCAACCAAATATTCCTTGTATGTGAACATGAGCTCGAGCCCCTGCAAGGGAAAACACTCTCCTTTTTTAGCCTCGCAGCTAATAACTTGTACAGCAGAGTCTCAGTGGACTGGGGAAAATGTATGAACCCATTCAGAAACATGGTGCTGCAGACACTAGATGTTTCTGGAAATGGCTGGACAGTGGACATCACAGGAAACTTTAGCAATGCCATCAGCAAAAGCCAGGCCTTCTCTTTGATTCTTGCCCACCACATCATGGGTGCTGGGTTTGGCTTCCATAACATCAAAGATCCTGACCAGAACACATTTGCTGGCCTGGCCAGAAGTTCAGTGAGACACTTGGATCTTTCACATGGGTTTATCTTCTCCCTGAACTCACGTGTCTTTGAGACACTCAAGGATTTGAAGGTTCTGAACCTTGCCTACAACAAGATAAATAAGATTGCAGATGAAGCATTTTACGGACTTGACAACCTCCAAGTTCTCAATTTGTCATATAACCTTCTGGGGGAACTTTACAGTTCGAATTTCTATGGACTACCTAAGGTAGCCTACATTGATTTGCAAAAGAATCACATTGGAATAATTCAAGACCAAACTttcaaattcctggaaaaattacAGACCTTGGATCTCCGAGACAATGCTCTTACAACCATTCATTTTATTCCAAGCATACCTGATATCTTCTTGAGTGGCAATAAACTAGTGACTTTGCCAAAGATCAACCTTACAGCCAACTTCATCCACTTATCAGAAAACAGGCTAGAAAATCTAGATATTCTCTACTTTCTCCTACGGGTACCTCATCTCCAgattctcattttaaatcaaaatcgCTTATCCTCCTGTAGTGGAGATCAAACCCCTTCAGAGAATCCCAGCTTAGAACAGCTTTTCCTTGGAGAAAATATGTTGCAACTTGCCTGGGAAACTGAGCTCTGTTGGGATGTTTTTGAAGGACTGTCTCATCTTCAAGTTCTGTATTTGAATAATAACTATCTTAATTCCCTTCCACCAGGAGTATTTAGCCATCTGACTGCATTAAGGGGACTAAGCCTCAACTCCAACAGGCTGACAGTTCTTTCTCACAATGATTTACCTGCTAATTTAGAGATCCTGGACATATCCAGGAACCAGCTCCTAGCTCCCGATCCTGATGTATTTGTATCACTTAGTGTCTTGGATATAACTCATAACAAGTTCATTTGTGAATGTGAACTTAGCACTTTTATCAATTGGCTTAATCACACCAATGTCACTATAGCTGGGCCTCCTGCAGACATATATTGTGTGTACCCTGACTCGCTCTCTGGggtttccctcttctctctttccacaGAAGGTTGTGATGAAGAGAAAGTCTTAAAGTCCCTAAAGTTCTCCCTTTTCATTGTATGCACTGTCACTCTGACTCTGTTCCTCATGACCATCCTCACAGTCACAAAGTGCCGGGGCTTCTGTTTTATTTGTTATAAGACAGCCCAGAGACTGGTGTTCAAGGACCATCCCCAGGGCATAGAACCTGATATGTACAAATATGATGCCTATTTGTGCTTCAGCAGCAAAGATTTCACATGGGTGCAGAATGCTTTGCTCAAACACCTGGATACTCaatacagtgaccaaaacagatTTAACCTGTGCTTTGAAGAAAGAGACTTTGTCCCAGGAGAAAACCGCATTGCCAATATCCAGGATGCCATCTGGAACAGTAGAAAGATTGTTTGTCTTGTGAGCAGACATTTCCTTAGCGATGGCTGGTGCCTTGAAGCCTTCAGTTATGCCCAGGGCAGGTGCTTATCTGACCTTAACAGTGCTCTCATCATGGTGGTGGTTGGGTCCTTGTCCCAGTACCAGCTGATGAAACATCAGTCCATCAGAGGCTTTGTACAGAAACAGCAGTACTTGAGGTGGCCTGAGGATCTCCAGGATGTTGACTGGTTTCTTCATAAACTCTCTCAACAgatactaaagaaagaaaaagaaaagaagaaagacaataaCATTCCGTTGCAAACTGTAGCAACCATCTCCTAA